TGATAAGAAATGAGAAAGTCTTCAAAGAAGTTTCTCAGCGCATGGCAGCTGAAGGATTCCAGCGCACCTCCGAGCAGTGTCGTGctaagctgaaaaaaataaaagcccacTACAGAAAAGTTAAGGACAGCAACGGCCGTAGTGGGAATGGGCGAAGTACATGGAAGTGGTACGATGTGGTGGACGCTATTTATGGACACAGACCGTCAAACCAAGGCAGCGAAGGAGGCCTGGACTCAGCAACCAGTATCCTGGAGTCACTCATAAACCCTGTTGGTAAGCAtttcttttgttgtctttttagctctgcaggccattcattgcagcaccaaaaacactgaataatAGCAGCAGCTATTTAAGAAATGGTCAGCAAGTAAAGGATTTAGCCCCTCATGTTAACTAGCCTTAGCATCCCCTCGTGTTTATGCTAACCTTCATTTAGCATTCCCCCGTGTTTCTTAACACGCTGTTCGCGATATAagcctttcatgtttagcatgtccTTGTTGAGTACATGAGGCTGGAGCGGCATTTGCCTTTCTTGTTAGCGTCTCATTGTTTAAAACATGGGAAATTCGGTTAGCCTTTCACGTTAGCATCTCAGTGTTGTTAGCATCTCATTGTTTTATACAGCTGAGCACGCACAGTGAGAAGAAGCGAGCTGATCTAATATTATAAATATCCCAAAAGTCGTGCCAGCAGTGTTTTTCGCCTAGAGTGGACTTTTAACAAGTATATATTTTTCGGATGAATAAGAATATAACATTAAATTGCAATTAATCTGTACGTCACTGGCGaattactgccatctagtggacacgTTCCAAATGACAAAATGGCCTTAAATCATAGCAGTTTTATTAAGTTTACTATATGCCTATAtgctcttttgctgtaaaaatatTGTGCTTTTCTTACCGATTTATTTCGTGACCTTTTCTTACTGACTAATTTTTTGATCTGTGTTTTTCAGACACATCTGAAGCGGAAAACACTCCCTCTTCAGAGGAACCATCCACTTCCTCAAGTAGCACTCCAggaccttctgtgccaccatcacctctgtccgtaccttctgtgccaccatcgcctcggCCAGTTCCATCgccaccaccatcacctctgtccactACCACTCGAGAGGAACATCTACCATGTCGTCGACGCACAGGTAGTGTCTGACCATTCTAAAAATTGCTTTGTGCATAAACAAAACTGACAAGTTCACTGGACAACTGACATTTTGATATccatataaacacaaatgtaattgtcaatgttgttgtttccaGGTGACCGAAGACGGCGATTGGAAGCACGGACACAGGTGATATTTGATGAGTTGCAGATCGCAGATGGCAGGCAGATGGACAGAATGGAAGGCATAAGCCGGGAGCAGGTTAACTGGATGCAACAAGACGCAGCAGCAGCAAGACAACATGAATTACAGATCGCAGAGCGATATTTTGAACATTTGGGTGCCCTAAATGCTGTTCTTGGACTGGTCGCACAAAGAATGGGCAGCTCCTCTGACTTCCTGCCACCACCCAGGCAGTAAGGTGCTATGTATTTGTCCCGTAATTTTTTTTATCCGTCTGTCCTTTTTATCAATAaattttcaaagaaaaacaaggtGTGCATGAACTGTCTTAAAAATTTTTGCTCGCAAATTTACGTTTACATAATAAATGTAGATTACATTACAGCCCACCTTAAATATATGTTAAAATGAAAAGGTGCAACAGTTCGTTAACAGTAAAATAGTGTACTTTATTAagttctgaaaataaaacaaacatttcagttcaAACTACAGGCTTCGAACAGTTAAAAGtgtcaaaacaataaacaaagtaaatggaaagaaaaaacacaaactgaGGTCAGCGGGTGAAGTGTCGCATCAGAGCTTCACGCACATCACTGCCCTCCTCTGCAACTTCCTGCATATTTGCAACCACTGGTTCATCAGCAGGTGCGTCACATTCTGTATATTCCTCCCCATGGCTCTCACAGATATTGTGAAGCACACAACAGGTCAGCACCATGTGTTTAAGAAGCTCTACATCACTGTCGTTTCTCTTCAGAAGACATCGCCACCTACCCTTTAGCCTCCCAAATGCATTTTCGACCACAACTCTGGCTGTGGACGTTTTCCTGTTGTACGCCTGTTGTTCAGCAGTGAGACGACCGTTGTCAGAAAATGGTTTTAGGAGCCAGTTCTGCAGAGGataggcagagtccccgagcacaTAAAAGCCTACATTTACTCCCTCAATGTTCTTGGTACTAGTTGGGTGCAGTTGTCCATGAGCAACCAAGTCCCAAAATGTGGACAATCGCAGCACACGGGCATCATGCAAGCTACCTGGCTGACCTGCATTAACATTCCAGAACATGCCTCTGCCATCCACAATGCCCTGGAGGATTATGGAATGCCAACCTTTCCTATTGAAGTAGTCTGTGTGGAATCCCTGTGGTGCGATTATTGGGATATGGGAACCATCGATGGCACCCACACACTGAGGAACCCCCCACCTGGTCTCAAAATAGTCAGCCATTTcctgtagcttttgcagagttGGAAAAGCAATAACCTCGGCAAGCAAGAGTTTACAGACAGCCTTACAGAAGTCCTGCACACAGCGGCACACAGAGGTCGTGCTGACACCAAAAAGAAGCCCGATGCTCCTGTATTCACTGTTAGTTGCAAGCTTCCACAGTGCAATTGCAACTCTTTTCCTGAGTGGCACGCAGGCTCTGAAGttggtgttcctcttctgcatggctggacggagcttggaacaaagatatgaaaaggtctcttctgacattctgaaatgagctatccaatctgacggagtgaagtttggcatggtcacatcccagaaggcgctggcacggctgaaggcccacacagttggttgccgtcgctgattcaaaagagccaactaaaaaaaaaaaacagtcataacacagtaaaagtaaaaagaataGTGCTGTGAAAAAGATTGAAACAGTATGGTTATAGACATAAAGTTCACATCAATAGAATTtgtttaaaggcccaatgtgtgatatttcatcttataagttatcaaatttcttgtatcacattctcaaatttgttttttttttaatgataattcaaacaagcatttattctaagcattattattagctttatattttaatattttagacaaaagaagcagaccggtgctccataaggcatgcgccatcttaaaatacagtgaccttttagggacatacaacatattaagcttcgcatttgatgtttgcgtttttaaatgatgtaacctcaaagaaacagcaggggacagaagtgcgccttgtaagcatgcagtctgacaaagtaactaagaagaagaagaaactagccacaccgtacttctagcgatggaggatcacacatattctacaagcaaacttgagaaacgggatagtttgaaagcgcttgaaagcgccgatcttctagactttattgcagctctgcctcttcctcttgtgcgtggaacgttgcggctggtttgagcaaattcggctccttcatcttgggatgcttgccctgcttctgtcgcatatctaacacctctgcctctctgtgcgctggcacacgtctgtcctctccctcttcctctccctcttcctcgccctcttcctctccctcgtcctctgtctgtcttcactgatgaaccatcggatgatatctgactctgtttacggagagaaaacaattacagactacactaccttgtatatttccaaaatggcaaatagaaatataacatttctctaataaaatgaacaaaatattgtcattttttgtagtcagaagtcatcactaactagctgccgtttgctattagcaaacataactgacattaaaaagtttttcttattcaaaacctatttagattaaattaataaaataagttagatgaaaacaactaacctgttcgctgacttgaaagctggaattagatgatgacatgctgccgtttacagcaacacgattttgtattgtatttgttatatttgttaataaagttttaaataatgattaaaaaaaaacctttttgatccttgggggctccaatagctgcaataccgactctaaactgcgtggtgctaaagagtcggatctttttactatgatttctgtgaatttcacacacggggcctttaaggtTAAAATAACAGCTGTTCTTTATGGCACTACCAGTGACTGGTTATGTTTTGTTCACTTTATAAAATGCACAAATGTGGTATTGCTTGTAATTACCtatataattaattataataCTTTCAGTACAGCTGCACAACTTATCTATGACATGCCCAGGAAGTAAAGAGTGAAGGATTCAGGCCCTCCTGTTGACTAGCATCACCATGAGTGCAGAAGCTGTTTGAAACTTAGTTAGGTGTTggcctttcatgtttagcatgtcttaaatgaccaatatacaaccaaaccatttgattttggtgctttttttttgtttttgttttttgatagTTGCCCTACACACCCCTTCAGAGATTATAACGACATGTATTACAGCATTAGAAGTTACTTACCACCTGGCGCCTCCGTCTTTGTCTCAACAGTAGAAAGTTATGCCTCGTGTCCGATATTAATTTCAGAAAGCGTCGTCGCCTTTCAGCTGCCCTCCTCCTCGATGCGCACAGCATAGCTCTAAACGCTATCGTGATGTGGGTGTAAAGAATATACCAAACACCAAGAACAGAAAGAACGCGCTGGTGACTGGActccattgttgttgtgttttggcgCGATCTCGTCGCGCTGTGTGACGTTAAGGCACACATCGCGCGTGACGCATTACGCTACCCCGCCTAGTTACTGGAGCCT
This Nothobranchius furzeri strain GRZ-AD chromosome 16, NfurGRZ-RIMD1, whole genome shotgun sequence DNA region includes the following protein-coding sequences:
- the LOC129166545 gene encoding uncharacterized protein, with the protein product MIRNEKVFKEVSQRMAAEGFQRTSEQCRAKLKKIKAHYRKVKDSNGRSGNGRSTWKWYDVVDAIYGHRPSNQGSEGGLDSATSILESLINPVDTSEAENTPSSEEPSTSSSSTPGPSVPPSPLSVPSVPPSPRPVPSPPPSPLSTTTREEHLPCRRRTGDRRRRLEARTQVIFDELQIADGRQMDRMEGISREQVNWMQQDAAAARQHELQIAERYFEHLGALNAVLGLVAQRMGSSSDFLPPPRQ
- the LOC129166544 gene encoding uncharacterized protein isoform X2 → MPYGAPLALLNQRRQPTVWAFSRASAFWDVTMPNFTPSDWIAHFRMSEETFSYLCSKLRPAMQKRNTNFRACVPLRKRVAIALWKLATNSEYRSIGLLFGVSTTSVCRCVQDFCKAVCKLLLAEVIAFPTLQKLQEMADYFETRWGVPQCVGAIDGSHIPIIAPQGFHTDYFNRKGWHSIILQGIVDGRGMFWNVNAGQPGSLHDARVLRLSTFWDLVAHGQLHPTSTKNIEGVNVGFYVLGDSAYPLQNWLLKPFSDNGRLTAEQQAYNRKTSTARVVVENAFGRLKGRWRCLLKRNDSDVELLKHMVLTCCVLHNICESHGEEYTECDAPADEPVVANMQEVAEEGSDVREALMRHFTR
- the LOC129166544 gene encoding uncharacterized protein isoform X1, whose protein sequence is MCDPPSLELALLNQRRQPTVWAFSRASAFWDVTMPNFTPSDWIAHFRMSEETFSYLCSKLRPAMQKRNTNFRACVPLRKRVAIALWKLATNSEYRSIGLLFGVSTTSVCRCVQDFCKAVCKLLLAEVIAFPTLQKLQEMADYFETRWGVPQCVGAIDGSHIPIIAPQGFHTDYFNRKGWHSIILQGIVDGRGMFWNVNAGQPGSLHDARVLRLSTFWDLVAHGQLHPTSTKNIEGVNVGFYVLGDSAYPLQNWLLKPFSDNGRLTAEQQAYNRKTSTARVVVENAFGRLKGRWRCLLKRNDSDVELLKHMVLTCCVLHNICESHGEEYTECDAPADEPVVANMQEVAEEGSDVREALMRHFTR